One stretch of Sulfurihydrogenibium sp. DNA includes these proteins:
- the ahcY gene encoding adenosylhomocysteinase, translating to MEYHIKDINLADKGLLRIQWAEKDMPVLRQIRERFSKEKPLKGLTIGACLHVTTETANLMITLKEGGANVYLTASNPLSTQDDVAAALVKYFEIPVFAIHGEDRDTYYSHLNAVLDRKPNIIMDDGADLISLLHKERQDLIENVYGGTEETTTGVIRLKAMAKDGVLGFPVIAVNEAYTKHLFDNRYGTGQSTIDGILRATNRLIAGSKFVVAGYGWCGKGVAMRARGMGADVIVTEVDPLKALEAVMDGFRVMPMEEAAKIGDFFVTVTGNINVIDKHHLEVMKDGAIVSNSGHFDVEINLKALEEMAVATREIRDNVKEYTLKDGRNIYVLAEGRLVNLAAAEGHPAQVMDMSFANQALSAEYVYKNADKLEKTVYKVPDELDFEVARLKLSAMGIKIDTLTEKQREYLSSWQHGT from the coding sequence ATGGAATATCACATCAAGGATATTAATCTTGCAGATAAAGGTCTTTTGAGAATACAATGGGCTGAAAAAGATATGCCTGTTTTAAGACAGATCAGAGAAAGATTTTCAAAAGAAAAGCCTTTAAAAGGTTTAACGATAGGAGCTTGTCTGCACGTTACAACAGAAACAGCAAACTTGATGATAACATTAAAAGAAGGTGGAGCAAATGTTTATCTAACAGCATCTAACCCACTTTCTACACAAGATGACGTAGCAGCAGCACTTGTAAAATACTTTGAAATACCAGTTTTTGCAATACATGGAGAAGATAGAGACACATATTACAGCCATTTAAACGCAGTTCTTGACAGAAAACCAAACATAATCATGGACGATGGAGCTGATTTAATATCACTGCTACATAAAGAAAGGCAAGATTTAATTGAGAATGTATACGGCGGCACAGAAGAAACTACAACCGGAGTGATCAGATTAAAAGCTATGGCAAAAGATGGAGTGTTAGGGTTTCCAGTTATTGCTGTAAACGAAGCATACACAAAACATCTTTTTGATAACAGATATGGAACAGGACAATCAACGATAGATGGAATTTTAAGAGCAACAAACAGGCTTATAGCCGGGTCAAAATTTGTTGTTGCTGGTTACGGCTGGTGTGGTAAAGGCGTTGCAATGAGAGCAAGAGGGATGGGTGCAGATGTTATCGTAACAGAAGTTGACCCATTAAAAGCTCTTGAAGCAGTAATGGATGGCTTTAGAGTTATGCCAATGGAAGAAGCAGCAAAAATTGGAGACTTTTTTGTAACTGTAACAGGAAATATAAATGTTATAGATAAGCATCATTTAGAAGTTATGAAAGATGGAGCCATTGTAAGTAATTCTGGACACTTTGATGTTGAAATAAACTTAAAAGCTCTTGAAGAAATGGCAGTTGCAACAAGAGAAATAAGAGATAATGTTAAAGAATATACGCTAAAAGATGGAAGAAACATATATGTATTGGCTGAAGGAAGACTTGTAAACCTTGCAGCAGCAGAAGGACACCCGGCACAAGTAATGGATATGTCTTTTGCAAACCAGGCTTTATCTGCTGAATATGTCTATAAAAATGCAGATAAACTTGAAAAAACAGTATACAAAGTTCCTGATGAGCTGGATTTTGAAGTTGCAAGATTAAAACTAAGTGCAATGGGAATAAAAATAGATACACTTACAGAAAAACAAAGAGAGTATTTATCAAGCTGGCAACATGGTACATAA
- a CDS encoding YdcH family protein, protein MTREEAIKKLLETDKEFKHMYEEHQELEWKVQKLEKHFPPDPEIEAEEERLKRRKLYLKDMMELKIKEFLSKTQG, encoded by the coding sequence ATGACAAGAGAAGAAGCAATCAAAAAATTATTAGAGACAGATAAAGAATTTAAGCACATGTATGAAGAGCATCAAGAATTAGAATGGAAAGTTCAAAAGCTTGAAAAACATTTTCCACCAGACCCAGAAATTGAAGCCGAAGAAGAAAGATTAAAAAGAAGAAAGCTTTATTTAAAGGATATGATGGAGTTAAAAATTAAAGAATTCTTATCAAAAACCCAAGGATAA